One window of Centropristis striata isolate RG_2023a ecotype Rhode Island chromosome 21, C.striata_1.0, whole genome shotgun sequence genomic DNA carries:
- the LOC131959794 gene encoding tripartite motif-containing protein 16-like yields MAQKGVQLDRESFSCSICLDLLKDPVSLSCGHNYCMKCINSHWDGEDQKLVYSCPQCRKIFTPRPKLEKNTMLADLVEQLKKTGLQAAPADHCYAGPGDVACDVCTGRKLKAFKSCLQCLASYCEKHLQPHYESPPLKKHKLVEPSEKLQENICSQHDEVMKMFCRTDRQSICYLCSVDQHKGHDTVSAAAERSERQKELEVSRLNIQQRIQDREKDVKLLQQELEAINRSANKAVKDSGKMFTELIRLMQKRSSEVKRQVRSQQETEVSGVKEVEEKLQQEIRKLKRKDAELKKLSNTEDHNQFLHSYPSLSALSPSTSSIQIRPCRRFDHVTAAVSRVRDKLQDVLRDKWTDVSLTEVDVLLPAAEPKTRAEFLQYSREITLDPNTVNRDLLLSNGNREVTFTRQKQRYPDHPDRFLDVWQVLSRESLTGRCYWEVGWRGTGVNLGVSYKNISRAGRSGDCSFGYNNKSWALGCAYNTYYFLYNNVYTSISGRSSYRLGVYLDHSAGILSFYDISETMTLLHRVQTTFTQPLHAGVNIYDFIEEWGASAEFFKL; encoded by the coding sequence atggcgcAGAAAGGAGTTCAGCTGGACCGGGAGAGTTTCTCTTGTTCGATCTGTCTGGATCTCCTGAAGGATCCGGTGAGTCTTTCCTGTGGACACAACTACTGTATGAAGTGTATTAACAGCCACTGGGATGGAGAGGATCAGAAACTGGTCTACAGCTGCCCTCAGTGCAGGAAGATCTTCACACCAAGGCCAAAGCTggagaaaaacaccatgttagcagATTTAGTGGAGCAGCTGAAGAAGACTGGACTCCAAGCTGCTCCTGCTGACCACTGCTATGCTGGACCTGGagatgtggcctgtgatgtctgcactgggagaaaactgaaagcctTCAAGTCCTGTCTGCAGTGTCTGGCCTCGTACTGTGAGAAACACCTCCAGCCTCATTACGAATCACCTCCATTAAagaaacacaagctggtggagccctccgagaagctgcaggagaacatctgctctcagcacgatgaggtgatgaagatgttctGCCGGACCGATCGGCAGtctatctgttatctctgctctgtggaccaacataaaggccacgacacggtctcagctgcagcagaaaggagcgagaggcagaaagagctggaggtgagtcgactcaacatccagcagagaatccaggacagagagaaagatgtgaagctgcttcaacaggagctGGAGGCCATCAATCGCTCTGCTAATAAAGCAGTGAAAGACAGTGGGAAGATGTTCACTGAGCTGATCCGTCTCATGCAGAAAAGAAGCTCTGAGGTGAAGCGgcaggtcagatcccagcaggaaactgaagtgagtggagtcaaagaggtggaggagaagctgcagcaggagatcagaaagctgaagaggaaagacgctgaactgaagaagctctcaaacacagaggaccacaaccagtttctccacagctacccctcactgtcagcactcagCCCGTCTACATCCAGCATCCAGATCCGTCCTTGCCGCCGCTTTGACCACGTGACAGCGGCCGTGTCACgagtcagagacaaactgcaggacgtcctgagagacaaatggacagacgtctcactgactgaagtggatgttttactgCCGGCAGCAGAGCCAAAGACCAGAGCTGAGTTCTTACAGTATTCACGTGAAATCActctggatccaaacacagtaaacagagATCTGTTACTATCAAACGGAAACAGGGAAGTTACATTTACGAGACAAAAACAGCGTTATCCTGATCATCCAGACAGATTCCTTGATGTGTGGCAGGTCCTgagtagagagagtctgactggacgatgttactgggaggtggGGTGGAGAGGGACAGGAGTTAATCTAGGAGTCTCATACAAGAACATCAGCAGAGCAGGGAGGTCAGGTGACTGCAGTTTTGGATATAATAACAAGTCGTGGGCGTTAGGTTGTGCATATAACACGTATTACTTTCTGTACAACAATGTCTATACTTCCATCTCAGGTCGTTCGTCCTACAGACTGggagtgtacctggatcacagtgcaggtattctgtccttctatGACATCTCTGAAaccatgaccctcctccacagagtccagaccacgttCACTCAGCCGCTCCACGCTGGAGTTaatatttatgattttattgaGGAATGGGGGGCCTCTGCTGAGTTCTTTAAACTATAA
- the LOC131959801 gene encoding tripartite motif-containing protein 16-like, whose protein sequence is MAQKGVQLDRESFSCSICLDLLKDPVALSCGHNYCMKCINSHWDGEDQKLVYSCPQCRKTFTTRPKLEKNTMLADLVEQLKKTGLQAAPADHCYAGPGDVACDVCTGRKLKAFKSCLQCLASYCEQHLQPHYESPPLKKHKLVEPSEKLQENICSQHDEVMKMFCRTDRQSICYLCSVDQHKGHDTVSAAAERSERQKELEVSRLNIQQRIQDREKDVKLLQQELQNINRSANKAVKDSGKMFTELIRLMQKRSSEVKRQVRSQQETEVSGVKEVEEKLQQEIRELKRKDAELKKLSNTEDHNQFLHSYPSLSALSPSTSSIQIRPRRRFDHVTAAVSRVRDKLQDVLRDKWTDVSLTEVDVLLPAAEPKTRAEFLQYSRQITLDPNTVNTGLLLSDGNRKVTYTSQKQPYPDHPDRFTDLWQVLSRESLTGRCYWEMEWRGDGVYLAVSYKNISRVGWLGDCLFGYNNKSWVLGCTYNKYHFLCNNGHTPVSGPRSSRVGVFLDHRAGILSFYNISKTMTLLHRVQTTFTQPLHAGVNIHDFIEERGASAEFF, encoded by the coding sequence atggcgcAGAAAGGAGTTCAGCTGGACCGCGAGAGTTTCTCTTGTTCgatctgtctggatctactgaaggatccTGTGGCTCTTTCCTGTGGACACAACTACTGTATGAAGTGTATTAACAGCCACTGGGATGGAGAGGATCAGAAACTGGTCTACAGCTGCCCTCAGTGCAGGAAGACCTTCACAACGAGGCCCAAACTggagaaaaacaccatgttagcagATTTAGTGGAGCAGCTGAAGAAGACTGGACTCCAAGCTGCTCCTGCTGACCACTGCTATGCTGGACCTGGagatgtggcctgtgatgtctgcactgggagaaaactgaaagcctTCAAGTCCTGTCTGCAGTGTCTAGCCTCGTACTGTGAGCAACACCTCCAACCTCATTATGAATCACCTCCATTGAagaaacacaagctggtggagccctccgagaagctgcaggagaacatctgctctcagcacgatgaggtgatgaagatgttctGCCGGACCGATCGGCAGtctatctgttatctctgctctgtggaccaacataaaggccacgacacggtctcagctgcagcagaaaggagcgagaggcagaaagagctggaggtgagtcgactcaacatccagcagagaatccaggacagagagaaagatgtgaagctgcttcaacaggagctGCAGAACATCAATCGCTCTGCTAATAAAGCAGTGAAAGACAGTGGGAAGATGTTCACTGAGCTGATCCGTCTCATGCAGAAAAGAAGCTCTGAGGTGAAGCGgcaggtcagatcccagcaggaaactgaagtgagtggagtcaaagaggtggaggagaagctgcagcaggagatcagagagctgaagaggaaagacgctgaactgaagaagctctcaaacacagaggaccacaaccagtttctccacagctacccctcactgtcagcactcagCCCGTCTACATCCAGCATCCAGATCCGTCCTCGCCGCCGCTTTGACCACGTGACAGCGGCCGTGTCACgagtcagagacaaactgcaggacgtcctgagagacaaatggacagacgtctcactgactgaagtggatgttttactgCCGGCAGCAGAGCCAAAGACCAGAGCTGAGTTCTTACAGTATTCACGTCAAATCActctggatccaaacacagtaaacacaggTCTGTTACTATCAGACGGGAACAGGAAAGTTACATATACAAgtcaaaaacagccttatcctGATCATCCAGACAGATTCACTGATCTGTGGCAGGTCCTgagtagagagagtctgactggacgTTGCTACTGGGAGATGGAGTGGAGAGGGGATGGAGTTTATCTAGCAGTCTCATACAAGAACATCAGCAGAGTAGGATGGTTAGGAGACTGTCTGTTTGGATATAATAACAAGTCGTGGGTGTTAGGTTGTACATATAACAAGTATCACTTTCTGTGCAACAATGGCCATACTCCCGTCTCAGGTCCTCGGTCCTCCAGAGTGGGAGTGTtcctggatcacagagcaggtattctgtccttctacaaCATATCTAAAaccatgaccctcctccacagagtccagaccacgttCACTCAGCCGCTCCACGCTGGAGTTAATATTCATGATTTTATTGAGGAACGGGGAGCCTCTGCTGAGTTCTTTTAA